From Mugil cephalus isolate CIBA_MC_2020 chromosome 4, CIBA_Mcephalus_1.1, whole genome shotgun sequence:
AAAAAGTACTGGAGGGTAAATTAAACACAGACCAAGATGATTATGTTAAACAAGCAACGCGTTGGTGACCCACTTAAATATGCACGGATGTGTCCCCGAGGCTGGCTGCTCTACACTAATGCACAAAGTGTGTCCAGCCTCCCAGACTACATGTTTTGTACCTAGACTTGGAAATATAGCTCCAAGTGGTAAGACGTGACACACACCAGGCAGAAAGTGAGATGTGTACTAGACACAAGCTCTTTCTGCTTGGACAGACTCAGAATTACTGAGATTTTCCGTCGATGTAAGGAAGGAAATAAGGAGCAACACATGTGTGAATGACTGTAAATGAGGATGCGAAAGGGAGGCTGTCAATGGACTGGACACATTTACCTTTACCACCTCTTCTCTGACCACTTATTCCGACTTTTGCCAGAAACCTTTTGTCAGAATAAGCTCAAGGAAGGCTTTAACTATGATCAGCCAGTTCGTGCTGTTTTGTAGTTGTTACATGCATAGGTTGCGCTCTATCCATTCAAGGAGCAGCTAACCTCCAGGAGTCTTATCACAGACATGGTTTCCCTCCATATCCACAAGTAAGTAGTCACTTTAAATATGTCAGTCTGCTGGATTATCGGAGAGCAAAGTGCTTCCCAGGGAAAGAGATAAGGAGGAACGgtttaatgtattatttatcCAGGGCTTCCACGTGTGCTGTCTCTGGGATGGTCCAGGTTCAGCCCTCTGATTGGACACACCTTCTTCTCGGCTCACGCCTTCGCAGTTTCATCTCGACGGGGCGGAGCTTCGCAGCATCTAcacctcatgattggctcaaaATGGGAGAATTTACTCCTTTTTCTCCCTGGGTTCGAGGAGCAGGTCGCGCGTTATAAATAGAGCCTCCAGCCGGACAAGCAAAATGAGCACCGACATCCGACAGACCCGCGTCCGGTCATCGCTTCATGATCTTAGTGAGAAGGATGTTGCAGCAAGCTCTTAGAGTATCCGGCCGGAGCGCCTCCCCACTGTTAAAGTGGATGGAGAGGTGGTCTGAGGGCGCAACAGCTGCAGCCGGTCCCGAGGGGACCAAGCGCCAGGAGGTAAGGACTCTGGACGACATGCCCGGCCCGTCGTTCGCCAGCTTCGCCTGGAACTTATTTGCCAAACGGGGTCTGTCACGACTGCACGAGTTACAAGTAAGATATGAAGTTCATTTTGcatcaaaacaacacagcactaaaatacatgttttttgtgCACATGCTCTTTTTGCGCATTGGAAAATCGCATTTGACATGTATGGCCCCCACAAACAAGTGTAGTTTCCTGATCTAACAACGCCATCTgtgaaaaatcaaataaattgtTAATTCACTGGGCTCTTTAAAGTCAGTCTTCGAGCGTTTGTTTTGTGAGAGCCTCTCTATTTCCTATGTAAGTTGCAGTTATTCAACCATCATCTATCAACGTGTCACGTTGTGCACGTTAAGTGATGCATATTGAGTGAAAATTATCTAATCATTAGTGCAGCAAGAAAAACGCCTGTAGGAGTTTCTGCGCGAGCTTCATGTTGCAgcctgcagctttttttctttctcttttttcttttcttttcttttttttcaccgcCTTTGTCTTTTGTCTCAGCTGGAAGGTGTGCAGCGGTATGGCCCCATGTGGAAGGCGAGCTTCGGCCCCATCCTGACAGTTCATGTGGCCGATCCAGCGCTCATTGAGCAGGTGCTGAGGCAGGAGGGCCAGCACCCCATGCGCTCGGACCTGTCCTCCTGGAAGGACTACAGGAAGCTCAGAGGACATCACTGTGGACTTCTGACTTCGTGAGTAGGAGTCTGCTTCTTTGTCTATCACCCATGATAGttttcaagtttattttaacactacACTCTTTGGGTAGAAGCAACAAGACAAAGTGGTACTTGGTTAGGGACCTTATTATTGGAAATGcgaagacatttaaaataataatttaataatcaTGCATATTTGGGGCGTTCAGACATCATGTCATCCTTCTTGAAACTTTAATTCACTTATGTTTGAGATACGAAAGAGCAATGCTGTGAGGGAGTCTTTCAGTCACAGTCCAAGATTTTACCAAGTGTAACAATGAGAAGTCTAAAATAATTCACTCTGACTTCATGCCAAGTTTTAGTATCAACTTCTACTCTTCTACTTCTTTAGCTTCTTCCTAAATGTGAACAAAGTACAGCTGACAGAACCTCTTTACAGCAGCAGTTAAATAGTCTTGAAATCTTAAACAAGCTGAAGTGCACGGTTATGTGTCAGTGttaattgtgtctgtgttcacagTGAGGGGGAGGAGTGGCAGGCAGTGAGAAGTCTCCTGGGGAAACACATGCTGCGGCCAAAGGCAGTGGAAGCCTACGATAAAACCCTGAACAGCGTCGTGAGTGACCTTGTTGCCAAACTTCGCCATTGCAGACGTCCTCATGGCCTCATCACTGACATCGCCAGCGAGTTCTACCGCTTTGGCCTCGAGGGTGAGATTTTAATGCGTCTTTATGCAGCAGGACTGTGCATCCGTACATCCATGACATCGTAAATATTAGTAATCAGGGCCAGTCGTAGACAGGAATATTCACTGACAATCCTTGACATTTTATGCTTTGACATCCACGTCAAAGCATGGCAGGCCCTAATATTTTCTATATTATCAAGCAAAGAACTGCTCTGAATGGCTTTAGCTGCAAAACGATCTAAAACCAGGTCTTGATTGGTTGTTTGTGTtaactgtgttgtgttgactttgTGGTGTTAGTTTGGATTCAAATGAAcctttaaacaaaatcaaaaagcAGCAGACCAGCCGGGTCTACCAACATGTCCCAGGACCGTCAGTACAGTAAGCCTCTTGGTATCTGTCCCTCTTTGTCTCAcctcattgtttgtttgttttctcaacaGGTATTTCTTCGGTGCTGTTTGAATCCAGAATCGGATGCCTGGATCAGGTCGTTCCTGAAGAGACGGAGCGCTTTATCCAGTCAATTAACACCATGTTTGTGATGACGCTTCTCACCATGGCCATGCCAAGCTGGTTGCACCAGCTGTTCCCCAAACCCTGGAGTGTGTTCTGTCAGTGCTGGGACTACATGTTTGACTTTGGTAGGTTATTATTTTCCCTTATGCAACCTTTGAGTTTGGGGGGTTGTCTTAGAAAATGGCAGTCGAGAAAAAtagatggaaaatggaaaaatcaacAAACGGAgtatattctgtttttaaaaaagatgtaCCAGCAGAAACATCCAACAGATTATAGAGGATATTATAAAGAAGCTTTTTCTTAGTCATACTCAAAATGGAGATaccaaacacaaccacagcaaaCATGAAGGTGGCACATACTGCACATCTCTCCACACTGGATGTACTTAAGTCCTCACTTCTTGTTGGCTGTTGCTGGTATCCACtcagcactgttttttttcatgccacTCAACTTTTACAGCACACTAAGACTTATGCAGATCTGGgacatcaaacatgtttaaaataatcaCACTGGTCCAAGCTAGATCACGAAGCAGGAGATTAAAGTCTTTAACCCTCACGCACCACAAGATCATCTGCAGCGTCTTTAATGTCCATCGTGGAGTTAATGCGTGGTTTTAGGAAGAACTTGATCTCACTTTACAAAGAAAAGCTCAAGCCTCATCATGAGCATGTGAATGCATTTACAGTGCATGTACCACCTTTGTCATTGTGGTCTCTGTTCTGCCTGTAGCTAAGGGTCACATTGACCAACGTATGACGGCTGAAGCACAGAAGGTTGCTCGAGGAGAGAAGGTGGAGGGCCGTTACCTCACCTACTTCTTGTCCCGGACGGGGCTGCCCATGAAGACAGTCTACAGCAACATCACGGAGCTGCTTCTGGCAGGAGTTGACACTGTAAGAACAACTCCAATGATCTTCTTTGCTGGATCGTGCTTTTAAGTCCAGCTTGCATTTAAAACTGTCCTCTTCTGTGTTGCAGATCTCCAGCACTATGTCCTGGTCATTGTACGAGCTGTCCCGTCACCCGGACATGCAAGCTGCGATCCGGGAGGAGGTGCTGACTGTACTTGAGGGCCGAAAAATAGCAGAGGCTGCAGATGTGGCCCGCATGCCTCTCCTGAAGGCCACTGTCAAAGAAGTGCTCAGGTATGACTCAAggtgtttgagatattttaagccattttcaattttttaaatgtaattttgctCACATTATTGAACCTTTTGCTTTTTAGGTTGTACCCCGTTATTCCTGCAAATGCCAGGGTCATTACAGAAAAAGACATCGAAGTTGGAGGCTACCTCATCCCTAAAAATGTGAGTCTTGACACCATTTATCCCCCAGAGTTTAATTCAAAGCTTTCAGTCTGGCACATATCTGATCGTAaaatcttctcctccagactctgaTTACTTTGTGCCACTTTGCAACGTCGCGAGATCCAGCCGTGTTTCCAAACCCAGATGATTTCCAACCCTCTCGATGGCTCAACAAGGACCAGAGTCATCACCCATATGCTTCGGTACCCTTCGGTGTAGGAAAGCGCAGCTGCATAGGTCGCCGTATCGCTGAGTTAGAGCTCTACCTTGCTCTGTCCAGGGTGAGATGGCTTGACTTTGTGTAATTGTTCATGAAACATACAGCATATATATGACATAAACTGGGAGAGGCTTGTCACAGTGAAACAAGTAACACACTCTGGAACATGCTACATGAACAGTTTATCTTAATTATTTAACAAGCAGTTGCTAAGTGTGTAGTTTAGTTTCCAACACGTCCTCTTGCCTCCCATTTCTTGAAAATATGTAAGAACCAAGAAGAAGGGGATTTAAGCAATTGTGCAAATCCACTTCCTAATTCATTAGTTTGATTACTTAATCCTGGGATTTCCCAGTTACTGCCCAGTGctagtttttctcttttttccatttcattggCGCTGTTCTTAATCGTCTTTCTTTCTGGTCTCATTAGATCCTGACAGAGTTCGACGTGAACCCGGACCCGGAAGGGGTGTCCGTGAAGCCCATGACAAGGACGCTTCTAGTTCCTGAAAATGTCATTAACCTCCAGTTTATTGAACGATGACCCACTCTCTTGACCTGATCAGTTGCGTTAATGTGAGTCCCTGGGCGGTAGGGAGAACTAGCAGGCGGCGTTATCACAGGAACTGCATGCCTGCTGACTTTGGCTGAAAGCAGCTGTTCAGTCAGAACCGACCTTCGACCTGCAGCATAACAAAGAACAAAGCCCTCCTCACCTGTGAACAAGTGCATTCGGGCTGACCTGATCCTTGTTGGAGGATGAATGTAAGGAAGGTGGGGGCTGATGCCTCATCACTGTGATTTTACACGTGAAACGTGAAATGATAAATTTaccagtttgtttcttttcaaaaagaACATTACCATTAAGTGCTTATTTGCACAGAGGCTAAGAGCGAACAAGGGATCTTCTCTTTACTTTTCAACAGATAGTCTTCAGATTATATTGTCAGTCTCTGTTTGTGCTTGAAATTGACAAAACATGGCAGCGTTTAAGCAGATTTTCCCTGAATCTGATAACCCCTTCTTAAATCGAATTTTGAAATGTGTGTACTATCAGCCATTTCCTGCGTGTCCTGATagcacaaacatttcattttcaagagCGTTTTTGTATATGTCCAGTACACTAAGAGGGCAGATTGCATGTCTCTCAGAGTCTGAGATATGCAGTGCACTTTAAATTATTCAAGAGTATCAGGAGAGACTCAGACTGGGACATGGAGCCGCTCTGTCTAATATCTCCATCATGAGTGTGCTGTTACAAAACAGATGAGCAGTAGTGTATGTGgcacaaaatgaatcatttagaTACTTGATCCTAGAATATGTGATTGTATATAGGGAGAAGCACTTTCTTTTGACAGCAATGCCTCTGCCCATTTCAGTAACCACTGCATCAGTGAGCTCAGTCTATGATAGGAACATCCAGCAGTTTAGCTTTCTGTATGGATTTACCAATTTACCATGGATAACTCCAGTTAAGATCTTGAAACCAATTTGTGTCATGCCCCAACAGACATGTTTGAATATCTTTAAGGcaaatttatttgttttaatccaACCAAATGCCACTACTCAACAAGTATGTGGTTGTAGCATAATGTGCGTAAGTGTCCATTATTACAGTATGCCTATATAAGCTGTGatcaaaatttaaaacagaaatggtCCCAGATACATTCCTTGAGGTATaccacttaaaaataaaataaacttcaaCTGAGAAAAGCTACAAGTATAAAAGAGCCACTGTCATCTAGAAGAAGGATAACTCTTTATCCGTGTAGTCATAGgtgtaataaaatgaaaataaataatatgagaCATAATATGTGACACATAAATCATCACACAGCCTTGCTAGATGTGCTGTTAGGAAGGTACCTTACTATTTTTAAACAATGATTTTTTCACCTCCTCCATAGTGTGGTATATACTACACATAGCAGAAACCTGTTAAATATGTGACTATGTCTAGCACTTCCGTCATATTCAGGAAAAGGCTGGAGCTGCATCTCACTTCACATGTGTTGGTACCTCAAGGATTGGTTGAAAACATTTGATTCCactaaaaaaatgtcaatatttatACGGTGCTTATGGGAGAAACTTTTAGTGATGGGTACTATTAAAAAAGGCAGCTGTTGAAATTATTCCTGTGTAGGAACATAATGCCACTAAAATCCCAAACTCTGCACTCAGGCTTTGTAAATCTGtctatattgttttttgtttgtttgtttttgtcttaataattttttccatttaaacctAGTATGAGTAATATTACATCATTTTGTAAATAATATGCTTTAGGATATGaacattgtatttatttctaatttaacaCCTTTTGAAACTGTTACtgtaaatgtcaataaaagGTTTCCAGTTGGATCTTGGTTTAGTTGTTCATTTTACATGCAACAATAATATCACCTGTTTCTTAATTGGATGCTTTCTTGTATTGTTGTTAGAGAAAGA
This genomic window contains:
- the LOC125007137 gene encoding 25-hydroxyvitamin D-1 alpha hydroxylase, mitochondrial; the encoded protein is MILVRRMLQQALRVSGRSASPLLKWMERWSEGATAAAGPEGTKRQEVRTLDDMPGPSFASFAWNLFAKRGLSRLHELQLEGVQRYGPMWKASFGPILTVHVADPALIEQVLRQEGQHPMRSDLSSWKDYRKLRGHHCGLLTSEGEEWQAVRSLLGKHMLRPKAVEAYDKTLNSVVSDLVAKLRHCRRPHGLITDIASEFYRFGLEGISSVLFESRIGCLDQVVPEETERFIQSINTMFVMTLLTMAMPSWLHQLFPKPWSVFCQCWDYMFDFAKGHIDQRMTAEAQKVARGEKVEGRYLTYFLSRTGLPMKTVYSNITELLLAGVDTISSTMSWSLYELSRHPDMQAAIREEVLTVLEGRKIAEAADVARMPLLKATVKEVLRLYPVIPANARVITEKDIEVGGYLIPKNTLITLCHFATSRDPAVFPNPDDFQPSRWLNKDQSHHPYASVPFGVGKRSCIGRRIAELELYLALSRILTEFDVNPDPEGVSVKPMTRTLLVPENVINLQFIER